From Puntigrus tetrazona isolate hp1 chromosome 8, ASM1883169v1, whole genome shotgun sequence, the proteins below share one genomic window:
- the znf608 gene encoding zinc finger protein 608 isoform X1 codes for MSVSSSLQQRTKTQGTDPDDSGDDWEIGVGNLIIDLDADLEKDRQRLEMNRVLSVKSAAEGREALEYNCANAGGAAFDGLTQPFLCKEPKKFKLKRRNSATDADRFPSPEIASGVPKACVGKRREAQGRGGEMNSAPAPVDSDEPAPLGRTKDGKKGKTPSRGAKREKDSAKTRKEKPGDEFGPLSENGTESLVGRGGMDAAIVDHANTEEHSLRTLSVKTRSVGTNTQEAEKAFESSYMEPCQPGTSVNLEGIVWHETEEGVLVVNVTWRKRTYVGTLLDCTKHDWAPPRFCESPMSDSEMPYARGRGKRMRLAIPDQPAADPSLSKIRGLTHKRRGVGIGNKGRRGSLNLSGCRTPGYYAVEDIKSNPLMCGKRKGKAPADLDLSLVSDDIRNGNGKRIRAKSRSAPSTPQGKSDPVFLDQVCASPMLIDCPHPNCNKKYKHINGLRYHQSHAHLNSERKQEFEVESEDRLSDFDEGLSSVPFDSPENIISKKPRSMYKLNAVGSPKSRKALLNNDSSPIANAKLRPNVANKDGAIDDLSNLPLISNMSVVLENCLMTDRNTSVEMPKLEAEGAIDKRDICSKVKKEGFTERCLAKSRTNRLINAAPAPPKLTAIPPAAFSTKITDVSSHQASPTVALTKAKNLSLKPIKPKLEVIAQVNMANTTPVLSKDSKRKEKHRLKDRNCKDPRSPKSDPIYTKADDTKSIGKDFPVSLLKEHLSKQDVVNGPSETQESRMASIRAEADKVYTFSDNAPSPSIGSSARTDCVPLTNGDGVSAKTNSPAYSDISDAAEDGGSNSRSRRNSTQDSNSNSNINPKIPSMSSAPTVTPGKEVQSASHSHGYESHCIPGYLHSGQANSTSFHKVASPYGRTKDDLRDLSEDIKSSESSSHSQSQLQYAETHTALAQSLYYGQYSRGVSMDQKVLMMPGSHRPLSEACCEEMQYSKSRGQVRRGSEQKERTKDEQKQFLSSPQSIHKGANSVKINCAKPGFIYVDLDKQLSFQQQQGKSSHISMSKEQGVLKESEDLSLENSNSKSNADTNVTFLNASESQSWSHSYQSKYVKQQNQEVNKISEEMSLSPDKGKDWHMPLEPESRLEADLQNVKCETAAEVIEESTRPEGDEIASETSEDSQNARGAASSPQQSFIQFQHSYPYLHLCETSSNAYRVMSPALVHNYPGFHYPLYGKTAGREDSEGAQSSKPVTDSTALELLSHPLLPYHGKSPVPGERGSPEQERETDRERESVPFGRHLQAHHLTHLGMSYTLVSGQYDPFQGLSSAALVANQQVTTTQTCSSENDGKM; via the exons ATGTCAGTCAGTTCCTCCCTTCAGCAGAGAACCAAGACGCAAGGAACGGATCCGGACGACAGCGGGGATGACTGGGAGATCGGCGTCGGGAATCTGATCATCGACCTGGACGCGGATTTGGAGAAGGATCGACAGAGATTGGAGATGAATCGCGTTTTGAGCGTTAAAAGCGCGGCGGAAGGTCGCGAGGCGCTGGAATACAATTGCGCAAACGCAGGAGGCGCCGCGTTCGACGGCCTGACGCAGCCGTTCCTCTGCAAGGAGCCCAAGAAATTCAAGCTGAAACGCAGGAATTCCGCCACGGACGCGGATCGGTTCCCGTCGCCGGAGATCGCGAGCGGCGTTCCCAAAGCATGCGTCGGTAAGCGGCGCGAGGCTCAAGGACGCGGCGGAGAGATGAATTCAGCACCAGCGCCGGTGGACAGCGACGAACCGGCGCCGCTCGGCAGAACCAAAGACGGCAAGAAGGGCAAAACCCCGAGCAGAGGAGCGAAGAGGGAGAAGGACTCGGCCAAGACGCGGAAGGAGAAGCCCGGCGATGAATTTGGGCCGCTTTCTGAGAACGGAACGGAGAGCCTCGTCGGCAGGGGCGGGATGGACGCGGCTATTGTTGACCACGCAAACACCGAGGAGCACAGCCTGAGAACG TTGAGCGTTAAGACACGGTCGGTCGGAACTAACACCCAGGAAGCCGAGAAAGCCTTCGAGTCCAGCTACATGGAGCCATGTCAGCCAGGAACGAGCGTCAATCTGGAGGGTATTGTGTGGCACGAGACGGAGGAAG GGGTTCTAGTTGTGAATGTGACATGGAGGAAAAGGACCTATGTGGGCACTCTCTTGGACTGCACCAAGCACGACTGGGCTCCACCACG GTTCTGTGAATCTCCAATGAGTGATTCTGAAATGCCTTACGCACGTGGACGTGGTAAACGGATGCGGCTGGCCATACCAGATCAACCAGCTGCAGACCCGAGTCTTTCCAAGATACGAGGACTCACTCACAAGAGGCGCGGTGTGGGGATTGGCAACAAAGGAAGACGAGGGAGTCTGAACCTGAGTGGCTGTAGGACACCTGGATACTACGCCGTGGAGGACATCAAATCCAATCCACTTATGTGCGGAAAACGGAAAGGCAAAGCCCCGGCCGATCTCGATTTAAGCTTGGTCTCGGATGACATTAGGAATGGGAATGGGAAGAGGATACGAGCCAAATCCAGGAGCGCTCCTTCCACCCCTCAGGGTAAATCCGACCCGGTGTTTCTTGATCAAGTTTGCGCGTCGCCAATGCTAATAGACTGTCCGCATCCGAACTGCAACAAGAAGTACAAACATATCAACGGTCTCCGTTACCACCAGTCACACGCTCACCTGAACAGTGAAAGAAAGCAAGAGTTTGAGGTGGAGAGCGAGGACAGACTTTCAGATTTTGATGAAGGGCTTAGCTCGGTACCTTTTGATTCTCCGGAGAACATCATCTCCAAGAAGCCCAGAAGCATGTATAAACTCAATGCGGTCGGTTCGCCGAAAAGCAGGAAAGCATTGCTCAACAATGATAGCAGTCCCATAGCCAATGCAAAACTACGCCCAAATGTGGCAAATAAAGACGGAGCAATTGACGATCTGAGCAACCTCCCACTCATTTCCAACATGTCCGTGGTCCTTGAGAACTGCCTCATGACGGATCGTAACACATCTGTTGAGATGCCTAAGCTAGAAGCGGAGGGTGCTATTGATAAGAGGGACATATGTAGCAAAGTTAAGAAAGAAGGGTTCACTGAGAGATGCTTAGCTAAGTCTCGAACCaacagactcatcaacgccgcCCCTGCTCCTCCGAAGCTGACCGCTATCCCGCCTGCTGCATTTTCCACTAAAATCACAGACGTTTCATCTCATCAGGCCTCTCCGACTGTTGCCCTCACAAAAGCCAAGAACCTCTCCCTGAAACCAATCAAGCCAAAGCTGGAAGTTATTGCACAAGTTAACATGGCCAACACCACCCCGGTTCTGAGCAAAGACAGTAAGAGAAAGGAAAAGCATCGATTAAAGGACAGGAATTGTAAAGATCCCCGGAGTCCCAAAAGTGACCCGATTTACACAAAAGCAGACGACACAAAGAGTATCGGTAAAGACTTTCCTGTGAGCCTCTTGAAAGAGCACTTGAGCAAGCAAGATGTTGTAAACGGTCCAAGTGAAACGCAAGAAAGCCGCATGGCGAGCATCAGAGCCGAGGCCGACAAGGTATACACCTTCTCGGACAACGCACCGAGTCCGTCCATCGGGAGCTCCGCAAGAACAGACTGCGTCCCTCTTACAAACGGAGATGGAGTGAGTGCTAAAACCAACAGCCCTGCATACTCCGACATATCCGATGCAGCTGAGGACGGTGGGTCAAACTCAAGGTCCAGAAGGAACTCGACACAAGATTCAAACTCAAACAGCAACATCAATCCCAAAATTCCCTCAATGAGTTCCGCTCCCACGGTGACCCCAGGAAAAGAGGTCCAGTCCGCATCTCACAGCCACGGTTATGAATCCCATTGCATCCCAGGTTACTTGCATTCTGGGCAAGCCAATTCCACTTCGTTCCATAAAGTGGCCTCACCTTACGGTCGGACAAAGGATGATTTGAGAGATTTAAGTGAGGATATAAAAAGCTCAGAATCCTCTAGCCACTCCCAATCACAGCTTCAGTATGCTGAGACGCACACGGCGCTGGCTCAGTCTTTGTACTATGGACAGTACAGCCGGGGTGTTTCCATGGACCAGAAGGTTCTAATGATGCCCGGCTCCCACAGACCGCTCAGTGAGGCATGCTGTGAAGAAATGCAGTATAGCAAGAGTAGAGGTCAAGTCAGACGAGGATCTGAGCAAAAGGAACGAACAAAGGATGAGCAAAAACAATTTCTAAGCTCTCCCCAGTCGATTCATAAAGGGGCAAACTCTGTTAAGATTAACTGTGCAAAACCTGGCTTCATCTACGTGGATTTGGACAAGCAGCTGTCATTTCAGCAGCAACAGGGGAAATCGTCCCATATCTCCATGTCTAAAGAACAAGGGGTCCTCAAGGAATCTGAAGACCTCAGTTTGGAGAATTCAAACTCAAAATCAAATGCGGacacaaatgtaacatttctaaat GCTTCAGAATCTCAGTCCTGGAGCCACTCTTATCAGTCCAAATATGTGAAGCAGCAAAATCAAGAGGTCAACAAGATCTCAGAGGAAATGAGTCTGAGTCCAGACAAGGGGAAAGATTGGCACATGCCTCTAGAGCCCGAGTCCAGGCTGGAGGCCGATCTCCAGAACGTCAAGTGTGAGACGGCTGCCGAGGTCATCGAGGAAAGTACCAGACCCGAGGGGGACGAGATAGCGAGTGAGACGTCTGAAGACTCGCAGAATGCAAGAGGGGCTGCGTCGTCACCCCAGCAATCCTTCATCCAGTTTCAGCACTCCTACCCCTATTTACACCTGTGTGAGACGAGCAGCAATGCTTACAGAGTGATGTCTCCGGCTTTGGTGCATAATTACCCAG GTTTCCATTACCCTCTATATGGAAAAACGGCAGGGAGAGAGGATTCGGAAGGGGCTCAAAGCAGCAAACCAGTGACAGATTCGACAGCATTAGAGCTTCTGTCGCATCCTCTCCTGCCGTATCATGGCAAATCTCCTGTT CCCGGAGAAAGAGGATCTCCAGAGCAGGAACGGGAGACTGACCGGGAGAGAGAATCGGTTCCCTTCGGCCGCCACCTTCAGGCACATCATCTCACTCACCTGGGCATGAGCTATACGCTGGTGTCCGGCCAGTATGACCCCTTTCAAG GTTTGAGTTCTGCGGCACTGGTTGCAAACCAGCAAGTTACGACGACGCAGACCTGCTCCAGCG AAAACGACGggaagatgtga
- the znf608 gene encoding zinc finger protein 608 isoform X2 — MSVSSSLQQRTKTQGTDPDDSGDDWEIGVGNLIIDLDADLEKDRQRLEMNRVLSVKSAAEGREALEYNCANAGGAAFDGLTQPFLCKEPKKFKLKRRNSATDADRFPSPEIASGVPKACVGKRREAQGRGGEMNSAPAPVDSDEPAPLGRTKDGKKGKTPSRGAKREKDSAKTRKEKPGDEFGPLSENGTESLVGRGGMDAAIVDHANTEEHSLRTLSVKTRSVGTNTQEAEKAFESSYMEPCQPGTSVNLEGIVWHETEEGVLVVNVTWRKRTYVGTLLDCTKHDWAPPRFCESPMSDSEMPYARGRGKRMRLAIPDQPAADPSLSKIRGLTHKRRGVGIGNKGRRGSLNLSGCRTPGYYAVEDIKSNPLMCGKRKGKAPADLDLSLVSDDIRNGNGKRIRAKSRSAPSTPQGKSDPVFLDQVCASPMLIDCPHPNCNKKYKHINGLRYHQSHAHLNSERKQEFEVESEDRLSDFDEGLSSVPFDSPENIISKKPRSMYKLNAVGSPKSRKALLNNDSSPIANAKLRPNVANKDGAIDDLSNLPLISNMSVVLENCLMTDRNTSVEMPKLEAEGAIDKRDICSKVKKEGFTERCLAKSRTNRLINAAPAPPKLTAIPPAAFSTKITDVSSHQASPTVALTKAKNLSLKPIKPKLEVIAQVNMANTTPVLSKDSKRKEKHRLKDRNCKDPRSPKSDPIYTKADDTKSIGKDFPVSLLKEHLSKQDVVNGPSETQESRMASIRAEADKVYTFSDNAPSPSIGSSARTDCVPLTNGDGVSAKTNSPAYSDISDAAEDGGSNSRSRRNSTQDSNSNSNINPKIPSMSSAPTVTPGKEVQSASHSHGYESHCIPGYLHSGQANSTSFHKVASPYGRTKDDLRDLSEDIKSSESSSHSQSQLQYAETHTALAQSLYYGQYSRGVSMDQKVLMMPGSHRPLSEACCEEMQYSKSRGQVRRGSEQKERTKDEQKQFLSSPQSIHKGANSVKINCAKPGFIYVDLDKQLSFQQQQGKSSHISMSKEQGVLKESEDLSLENSNSKSNADTNVTFLNASESQSWSHSYQSKYVKQQNQEVNKISEEMSLSPDKGKDWHMPLEPESRLEADLQNVKCETAAEVIEESTRPEGDEIASETSEDSQNARGAASSPQQSFIQFQHSYPYLHLCETSSNAYRVMSPALVHNYPGFHYPLYGKTAGREDSEGAQSSKPVTDSTALELLSHPLLPYHGKSPVPGERGSPEQERETDRERESVPFGRHLQAHHLTHLGMSYTLVSGQYDPFQENDGKM, encoded by the exons ATGTCAGTCAGTTCCTCCCTTCAGCAGAGAACCAAGACGCAAGGAACGGATCCGGACGACAGCGGGGATGACTGGGAGATCGGCGTCGGGAATCTGATCATCGACCTGGACGCGGATTTGGAGAAGGATCGACAGAGATTGGAGATGAATCGCGTTTTGAGCGTTAAAAGCGCGGCGGAAGGTCGCGAGGCGCTGGAATACAATTGCGCAAACGCAGGAGGCGCCGCGTTCGACGGCCTGACGCAGCCGTTCCTCTGCAAGGAGCCCAAGAAATTCAAGCTGAAACGCAGGAATTCCGCCACGGACGCGGATCGGTTCCCGTCGCCGGAGATCGCGAGCGGCGTTCCCAAAGCATGCGTCGGTAAGCGGCGCGAGGCTCAAGGACGCGGCGGAGAGATGAATTCAGCACCAGCGCCGGTGGACAGCGACGAACCGGCGCCGCTCGGCAGAACCAAAGACGGCAAGAAGGGCAAAACCCCGAGCAGAGGAGCGAAGAGGGAGAAGGACTCGGCCAAGACGCGGAAGGAGAAGCCCGGCGATGAATTTGGGCCGCTTTCTGAGAACGGAACGGAGAGCCTCGTCGGCAGGGGCGGGATGGACGCGGCTATTGTTGACCACGCAAACACCGAGGAGCACAGCCTGAGAACG TTGAGCGTTAAGACACGGTCGGTCGGAACTAACACCCAGGAAGCCGAGAAAGCCTTCGAGTCCAGCTACATGGAGCCATGTCAGCCAGGAACGAGCGTCAATCTGGAGGGTATTGTGTGGCACGAGACGGAGGAAG GGGTTCTAGTTGTGAATGTGACATGGAGGAAAAGGACCTATGTGGGCACTCTCTTGGACTGCACCAAGCACGACTGGGCTCCACCACG GTTCTGTGAATCTCCAATGAGTGATTCTGAAATGCCTTACGCACGTGGACGTGGTAAACGGATGCGGCTGGCCATACCAGATCAACCAGCTGCAGACCCGAGTCTTTCCAAGATACGAGGACTCACTCACAAGAGGCGCGGTGTGGGGATTGGCAACAAAGGAAGACGAGGGAGTCTGAACCTGAGTGGCTGTAGGACACCTGGATACTACGCCGTGGAGGACATCAAATCCAATCCACTTATGTGCGGAAAACGGAAAGGCAAAGCCCCGGCCGATCTCGATTTAAGCTTGGTCTCGGATGACATTAGGAATGGGAATGGGAAGAGGATACGAGCCAAATCCAGGAGCGCTCCTTCCACCCCTCAGGGTAAATCCGACCCGGTGTTTCTTGATCAAGTTTGCGCGTCGCCAATGCTAATAGACTGTCCGCATCCGAACTGCAACAAGAAGTACAAACATATCAACGGTCTCCGTTACCACCAGTCACACGCTCACCTGAACAGTGAAAGAAAGCAAGAGTTTGAGGTGGAGAGCGAGGACAGACTTTCAGATTTTGATGAAGGGCTTAGCTCGGTACCTTTTGATTCTCCGGAGAACATCATCTCCAAGAAGCCCAGAAGCATGTATAAACTCAATGCGGTCGGTTCGCCGAAAAGCAGGAAAGCATTGCTCAACAATGATAGCAGTCCCATAGCCAATGCAAAACTACGCCCAAATGTGGCAAATAAAGACGGAGCAATTGACGATCTGAGCAACCTCCCACTCATTTCCAACATGTCCGTGGTCCTTGAGAACTGCCTCATGACGGATCGTAACACATCTGTTGAGATGCCTAAGCTAGAAGCGGAGGGTGCTATTGATAAGAGGGACATATGTAGCAAAGTTAAGAAAGAAGGGTTCACTGAGAGATGCTTAGCTAAGTCTCGAACCaacagactcatcaacgccgcCCCTGCTCCTCCGAAGCTGACCGCTATCCCGCCTGCTGCATTTTCCACTAAAATCACAGACGTTTCATCTCATCAGGCCTCTCCGACTGTTGCCCTCACAAAAGCCAAGAACCTCTCCCTGAAACCAATCAAGCCAAAGCTGGAAGTTATTGCACAAGTTAACATGGCCAACACCACCCCGGTTCTGAGCAAAGACAGTAAGAGAAAGGAAAAGCATCGATTAAAGGACAGGAATTGTAAAGATCCCCGGAGTCCCAAAAGTGACCCGATTTACACAAAAGCAGACGACACAAAGAGTATCGGTAAAGACTTTCCTGTGAGCCTCTTGAAAGAGCACTTGAGCAAGCAAGATGTTGTAAACGGTCCAAGTGAAACGCAAGAAAGCCGCATGGCGAGCATCAGAGCCGAGGCCGACAAGGTATACACCTTCTCGGACAACGCACCGAGTCCGTCCATCGGGAGCTCCGCAAGAACAGACTGCGTCCCTCTTACAAACGGAGATGGAGTGAGTGCTAAAACCAACAGCCCTGCATACTCCGACATATCCGATGCAGCTGAGGACGGTGGGTCAAACTCAAGGTCCAGAAGGAACTCGACACAAGATTCAAACTCAAACAGCAACATCAATCCCAAAATTCCCTCAATGAGTTCCGCTCCCACGGTGACCCCAGGAAAAGAGGTCCAGTCCGCATCTCACAGCCACGGTTATGAATCCCATTGCATCCCAGGTTACTTGCATTCTGGGCAAGCCAATTCCACTTCGTTCCATAAAGTGGCCTCACCTTACGGTCGGACAAAGGATGATTTGAGAGATTTAAGTGAGGATATAAAAAGCTCAGAATCCTCTAGCCACTCCCAATCACAGCTTCAGTATGCTGAGACGCACACGGCGCTGGCTCAGTCTTTGTACTATGGACAGTACAGCCGGGGTGTTTCCATGGACCAGAAGGTTCTAATGATGCCCGGCTCCCACAGACCGCTCAGTGAGGCATGCTGTGAAGAAATGCAGTATAGCAAGAGTAGAGGTCAAGTCAGACGAGGATCTGAGCAAAAGGAACGAACAAAGGATGAGCAAAAACAATTTCTAAGCTCTCCCCAGTCGATTCATAAAGGGGCAAACTCTGTTAAGATTAACTGTGCAAAACCTGGCTTCATCTACGTGGATTTGGACAAGCAGCTGTCATTTCAGCAGCAACAGGGGAAATCGTCCCATATCTCCATGTCTAAAGAACAAGGGGTCCTCAAGGAATCTGAAGACCTCAGTTTGGAGAATTCAAACTCAAAATCAAATGCGGacacaaatgtaacatttctaaat GCTTCAGAATCTCAGTCCTGGAGCCACTCTTATCAGTCCAAATATGTGAAGCAGCAAAATCAAGAGGTCAACAAGATCTCAGAGGAAATGAGTCTGAGTCCAGACAAGGGGAAAGATTGGCACATGCCTCTAGAGCCCGAGTCCAGGCTGGAGGCCGATCTCCAGAACGTCAAGTGTGAGACGGCTGCCGAGGTCATCGAGGAAAGTACCAGACCCGAGGGGGACGAGATAGCGAGTGAGACGTCTGAAGACTCGCAGAATGCAAGAGGGGCTGCGTCGTCACCCCAGCAATCCTTCATCCAGTTTCAGCACTCCTACCCCTATTTACACCTGTGTGAGACGAGCAGCAATGCTTACAGAGTGATGTCTCCGGCTTTGGTGCATAATTACCCAG GTTTCCATTACCCTCTATATGGAAAAACGGCAGGGAGAGAGGATTCGGAAGGGGCTCAAAGCAGCAAACCAGTGACAGATTCGACAGCATTAGAGCTTCTGTCGCATCCTCTCCTGCCGTATCATGGCAAATCTCCTGTT CCCGGAGAAAGAGGATCTCCAGAGCAGGAACGGGAGACTGACCGGGAGAGAGAATCGGTTCCCTTCGGCCGCCACCTTCAGGCACATCATCTCACTCACCTGGGCATGAGCTATACGCTGGTGTCCGGCCAGTATGACCCCTTTCAAG AAAACGACGggaagatgtga